A stretch of DNA from Fusobacterium mortiferum ATCC 9817:
AACTATGGTCATTTTAATTTGTAAAATGGTATTCAGTTCCATCTCTTAAAAAATCTCTTTCTGCATGTTCTTCTAAAAATATACTTACAATATCTTTATATGGAGTTAAATATGGGAAAATATCATTAGATTTAGCCCAAGTAGGTTTTTTTACATTTGGAGTTTCTTCTATCCAATTTTTTTTCCAAGTTTTAGAATCTTTATACCAAAACTCGACTATTCTAACAAAGGGAGAAGTTTTAGGTTCAATAGACTTATAAGAGAAACATCTAAGTAGATCTTTTTGTTTTATTATTTCAGGAATAAAATTATTATAGAACCATTTCTCTCCCTCATCTTCTTTAACTCCTGTTGGATATTTTAAAGCTACTACAAATCTATAAAATGGTCCATCATCACTTGTAAGTCCATAACCTTTAAAATCGTCATCAATTTTTCTATTGACAAAAACAAAGGCAGCAGGATGAGCATTTTTATTATCTTGAACTCCCCAATCTGCTCTTTTAGTAGAAGCAATAGGGTTTCCTATCATTTCATTATATCCTTCTACCCATACTTCACTCATTGCAGTTCCTTGATTTAATTCATCTTCCATCGAAAAAGGATCTTCTCTCCAATAATGTTCAGTCATTCTCCAGTTATAAGCTCCATATTTTTCTCCACCTTCAGGAATAGGAAGAGCTCTGTAAGTTGAATATCCTGCTAAAATAGGACCATTAATATTGATTGTATCTTGAGCATGATATTTAAAAAGCCACCTATTAGCTTTAGGTAAATCATTAAGATCAGTTAAATTTAAAATTAAATAGCTTCTTTTTAATTGAGAGGCTAGAATTGGATTATTAAAAAAGATAAAAATTAATAATCCTAAAATAAAAATAATTTTTCTTTCTTTCATAAAAAACACTCCTTTTATGTGGTTAAACACATATTTTTGTTAAAAAAATAGAGTAAGATCACTCTAAATTTTTTATAATTTTATCTAATACATCGGAAAAAATTTTTTTCTCCTCTTCAGATACATTTTTAAAAACAGTATCTAAACTATGTTCTACAGTTTCTACAACATCACTTTGTATTTGTTTACCTAACTCTGTTAAAAATATTAAATTTATTCTTTTATCATTGAGAGAATTTTTCTTTATAATCAAACCTTTTTTTATAAGAGTATCTACAAGTCTAGAAACACAAGTATGATCTTTTCCAATAAGAGTTCCTATTTGATTTTGAGTAATTCCATTGCTTTCTAATAAAAAGTTAATAACACCCCACTGTTCAGGAGTTATCATAAAATTATTTTCTTTTAATTTTTTATTAAAATTTAAAGTAGTTAATCTAGAAGCTTTATCTAGTTTAAAACCTAAAGATTTTTTTAAATTATAATCACTCATAGTATCTCCTTTTATAATAAGTGTTTAAACACATATTATTTATATCACATAAAAAAGTTTTTTTCAAGAGTTTATTGACAAAAAAATAAAAAAAGTTTAGAATACTTTGTAAGCAAACTTTTTTGAGTAGGAGTATAATTATGAAAAGAGAAAAAAATGAAGATATTGGTTTTTTTGTAAAAAAAATAAGTAACCATATAGAGAGAGAGATGTATAATCAATATAAAAATTATAGTTTAAAAGATATTACCTTAATGAATATAATGATTATAAATTTTCTAGCAACTGTTGATAAAGATAAAGAAGTCTTTCAAAAGAATATAGAGGAGGAGTTTTATATCAATAAAGCAACTGCATCAAAGATGCTTTCGTTGATGGAGGAAAAAAGTCTAATAGAAAGAGTTCCTTTAGAAAATGATGGAAGGTTAAAAAAAATAGTTGTTTTAGAAAAAGGAGAGAGTTTAAAAATAGTTGGAAAAGAGATAATAAATAATTTGGAAAATAAATTAAAAAAAGATATCACTCAAGAAGAACTAGATATATTTAAGAAAGTTTGTAGATTATTAATAAAGAATATGGAAAAGTAGATTTTCCTATTTTAAAAGCAAAGTTTGCTAGCATACTAAAAAACGGAGGAAAAATGGAGAAAAATAAAAATTTATTTGAAAAAGTTGAAGTAAAAAAAGCAGTTATGGAGATGGCTATCCCTACAATAATCTCGTCATTAATTGTAGTAATATACAATATGGCAGATACATTTTTTGTAGGACAGACTCAAAATCCACTTCAAGTGGCAGCTGTATCTTTAACAAATCCAATTTTTGTAATGTATATGGCTATATCTCAACTTATTGGTATTGGAGGAAGTACATTGATTTCAATATTTTTAGGAAAGAGAAAAAGAAAATATGCAAAGCAGTGTTCAAGTTTTTCTTGTTATTCATCATTAGGATTGGGAGTAATTTTTGGAGCTATAATCATAATTTTTATGGATAATATATTAAAATTATTGGGTGCTACTCTAGATACATATATTTTTACAAGAGAGTATCTGTTTTATATAGCTCTAGGTGGACCTGTTATTTTATTTTCTAATGCTTTTGGTCATACTGTTCGTGGAGAAGGAGGAGCTAAGGCATCAATGATAGGTGGAATGATTGGAACAATTGTAAATATAGTTTTAGATCCAATATTTATCTTAACTTTAGGAATGGGAACAGCAGGAGCTGCTATAGCTACAGTTATTGGAAATATAGCTGGCACATTATATTATATTTATTATTTTAATTATAGAAGCCCGTTATTAACAATATCACCTAGATATTTTACTTTTAGTCAAGAAGTAGCAGGAAGTTTGTTAAAATTAGGAATACCTGCAGGAATAAATTCAGGGCTTATGAGTATCTCTACCATATTTTTAAATAATATTTTACTTATCTACGGAAATAGTGCAGTTGCTGCTATGGGAATAGTAACAAAGATATATCTATTAATAGCTCTAATACATATGGGAATTGCTAATGGTATCCAACCTCTTTTAGGATATTGTTATGGAGCTAAATTAAAAAAGAGATTTATGGATATTATGAAGTTTAGTTTAAAATTTTCAATAAGTATAGGCTTAATATTGACAGTAATTTATATAGTTTTTAGTAAAGAGATAATAGAATTATTTATTCAAGATAGAGAGGTTATTGAATATGGGGCAAAGATGTTAGTGGCTACTTCGTTAGCAGGACCTATATTAGGAGTAATGTTTTTATCAATAAATGGAATGCAGGCTATTAATAATCCTCTACCTGCTACTGTATTATCTTTAGCAAGACAGGGCTTATTGTTTATACCTTTGCTATTTGTGATGAACTCTTTTTTAGGATTGACAGGAGTTAACTTCACACAAACTGTAGCAGACTATATTTCTATTGTAATAGGAGTATTTTTATTTATAAATTCATTAAAAAAAGTAAAAGAATAAAAAATAGGAGCTAGTACAATTTAAAATTTGTAATAGCTCCTTCATTTTATAAATTTATAAATTTTTTCTTATCTTTTTTCTTAGAAAACTTAAATGAAAAAGGAAGT
This window harbors:
- a CDS encoding MarR family winged helix-turn-helix transcriptional regulator is translated as MSDYNLKKSLGFKLDKASRLTTLNFNKKLKENNFMITPEQWGVINFLLESNGITQNQIGTLIGKDHTCVSRLVDTLIKKGLIIKKNSLNDKRINLIFLTELGKQIQSDVVETVEHSLDTVFKNVSEEEKKIFSDVLDKIIKNLE
- a CDS encoding MarR family winged helix-turn-helix transcriptional regulator, yielding MKREKNEDIGFFVKKISNHIEREMYNQYKNYSLKDITLMNIMIINFLATVDKDKEVFQKNIEEEFYINKATASKMLSLMEEKSLIERVPLENDGRLKKIVVLEKGESLKIVGKEIINNLENKLKKDITQEELDIFKKVCRLLIKNMEK
- a CDS encoding MATE family efflux transporter — encoded protein: MEKNKNLFEKVEVKKAVMEMAIPTIISSLIVVIYNMADTFFVGQTQNPLQVAAVSLTNPIFVMYMAISQLIGIGGSTLISIFLGKRKRKYAKQCSSFSCYSSLGLGVIFGAIIIIFMDNILKLLGATLDTYIFTREYLFYIALGGPVILFSNAFGHTVRGEGGAKASMIGGMIGTIVNIVLDPIFILTLGMGTAGAAIATVIGNIAGTLYYIYYFNYRSPLLTISPRYFTFSQEVAGSLLKLGIPAGINSGLMSISTIFLNNILLIYGNSAVAAMGIVTKIYLLIALIHMGIANGIQPLLGYCYGAKLKKRFMDIMKFSLKFSISIGLILTVIYIVFSKEIIELFIQDREVIEYGAKMLVATSLAGPILGVMFLSINGMQAINNPLPATVLSLARQGLLFIPLLFVMNSFLGLTGVNFTQTVADYISIVIGVFLFINSLKKVKE